One Candidatus Marsarchaeota archaeon genomic window carries:
- a CDS encoding NAD-binding protein — MSVGNTKIDMPLEYITVLVAIVLASGIITTIYVNSSVHNIYDSSYFTLSALFDINGVKLNPTIGYYSTVLAAPFYSSFTILMFDGVIKIVAIGFILAGVVELITSIDIFERLNIANIKKMKNGIIVCGYNSLAEDLCTKLKSKKKSFIVIDKDQAKIDILHSMGYTSIRGDFTDANILKKCSVGNAKSIVFTTENDFENLLGTVTAHYLNPKLNIITRARSEQSITKMHRAGVTLCVVPEILAGLDLGDRISETFGFGR, encoded by the coding sequence ATGAGCGTTGGCAATACCAAAATAGATATGCCATTGGAGTACATTACAGTTTTGGTAGCAATAGTATTGGCCTCCGGGATTATTACCACAATTTATGTCAATTCGAGCGTACACAATATATACGATTCCTCGTATTTTACGCTTTCTGCGCTATTTGACATAAATGGAGTGAAACTGAATCCGACCATTGGCTATTACAGCACGGTGCTCGCAGCGCCCTTCTATTCGTCATTTACAATTTTGATGTTTGACGGCGTTATAAAGATCGTAGCTATAGGTTTCATACTTGCTGGCGTTGTAGAGCTTATAACTTCAATAGATATCTTCGAAAGGCTTAACATAGCGAATATAAAGAAGATGAAGAACGGAATAATAGTGTGCGGGTACAACAGTTTGGCCGAAGACCTATGCACAAAGCTAAAGAGCAAAAAAAAGAGCTTTATTGTGATAGACAAGGACCAAGCAAAGATAGACATCCTGCACAGCATGGGCTATACCTCGATCAGGGGGGATTTTACAGATGCAAACATACTTAAAAAATGTTCTGTAGGAAATGCGAAGTCGATAGTGTTTACAACTGAGAACGATTTCGAGAACCTTCTTGGTACGGTAACTGCCCACTACCTAAATCCGAAATTAAATATAATAACTAGGGCAAGATCTGAGCAGAGCATAACAAAAATGCATAGGGCTGGAGTGACGCTTTGCGTTGTGCCTGAGATACTGGCCGGGTTGGATTTGGGCGACAGGATAAGCGAAACGTTTGGTTTTGGCAGATAG
- a CDS encoding NAD-binding protein, producing MESLSGHTIVCGYGIVGQHIVEILAEHGIRFVIVESNHDTAEHAREKGYSVIEGDATTSHALKNAEIASARAIAIAMDNDAKNLFTVLTARDLNKSIFIATRASDNLVREKMLEAGADYIVMPQNSASDEILSELTK from the coding sequence TTGGAATCGCTTTCAGGTCATACGATAGTTTGCGGCTATGGCATTGTCGGGCAACACATAGTTGAGATACTTGCCGAGCATGGAATACGATTTGTTATAGTTGAAAGCAACCACGATACGGCTGAACACGCCAGGGAAAAAGGCTATTCCGTCATAGAAGGCGACGCCACGACGTCGCATGCGTTGAAAAACGCAGAAATAGCATCTGCGAGGGCCATAGCGATTGCCATGGACAATGACGCCAAAAACCTTTTCACGGTACTCACTGCCAGGGACCTTAACAAGAGCATATTTATAGCTACGCGCGCTAGCGACAATCTGGTCAGGGAAAAAATGTTAGAGGCAGGCGCAGATTACATAGTAATGCCGCAGAATAGCGCCAGCGACGAGATATTGTCGGAGCTTACAAAGTAG
- the tadA gene encoding Flp pilus assembly complex ATPase component TadA: protein MFLKMLKQFRKPEPGSQSYLSYKMTFSFTEDYPDTAYENPMDDRVIGKRAKANIYAINAGSVREADKIGMMKAKEHLVEMAVSNAISSPGEAFKNASFIKEAAGIAEKYAGLSSTVLAKAVAHDVFGYGPLSLILEDKENIEEIVVNGPTSNICVYHSKYGFCITNMKFNSEANARFNINRMLSAADKELNDANPVVDARVALDARMHAQTQPYSANGIMASIRIAHTKGLGIASLLKNNTVNDVQAAYIWIAIEAGLNVLISGAPASGKTTLMNALKSFMPRYERIVSIEEEANEVDFQSNFTNAVYLIGKKSGRVGFQEQVANALRLRPDRLVIGEIRGSEAKDVFFGSNTGVPFMATMHSNSSGLSVIARLQSKPMSVDEELIANLDIVIFMEIGENLSRRLAAIDDYFWLQRAEIDPGTAQSKVEIKRQFDHATFDKSALKRSKAIIRYAIKNGISPTEALAEFVKRAKFIKEAMKRDPSTLEKQITDYWS from the coding sequence ATGTTTCTAAAAATGCTCAAGCAGTTCCGGAAGCCCGAGCCTGGCAGCCAGTCGTACCTGTCATATAAAATGACGTTCTCATTCACTGAAGACTATCCTGATACTGCCTATGAAAATCCAATGGATGACAGGGTTATTGGGAAGAGGGCTAAAGCCAACATCTATGCAATAAATGCCGGAAGCGTTAGGGAAGCTGACAAAATAGGCATGATGAAGGCCAAGGAGCATCTAGTTGAAATGGCCGTCAGTAATGCAATATCTTCGCCAGGAGAAGCCTTCAAGAACGCCTCGTTTATAAAGGAGGCGGCAGGGATAGCAGAAAAGTATGCCGGGCTAAGCTCCACCGTGCTGGCAAAAGCTGTCGCACACGATGTTTTCGGCTACGGCCCGCTAAGCCTTATCCTGGAGGACAAGGAAAACATTGAAGAGATAGTGGTGAACGGCCCTACGTCAAACATCTGCGTATACCATTCGAAATACGGCTTTTGCATTACGAACATGAAGTTCAATTCAGAGGCAAATGCCAGGTTCAACATAAACAGGATGCTTTCTGCAGCCGACAAGGAATTAAACGATGCAAACCCTGTGGTAGATGCCAGAGTGGCGCTTGACGCAAGGATGCATGCGCAAACGCAGCCGTACTCTGCAAACGGCATAATGGCGTCTATACGCATAGCGCATACAAAGGGCTTAGGCATTGCATCTCTTTTGAAAAACAACACTGTAAACGATGTGCAGGCTGCATACATATGGATTGCGATAGAAGCTGGCCTCAACGTTCTGATTTCAGGCGCTCCAGCTTCTGGGAAAACTACGCTGATGAACGCCCTGAAGAGTTTTATGCCTAGGTATGAGCGCATCGTATCTATAGAGGAAGAAGCTAACGAAGTAGACTTCCAGAGCAATTTCACAAACGCAGTGTACTTGATAGGTAAGAAATCAGGCAGGGTTGGATTCCAGGAGCAAGTAGCCAACGCTCTTCGCCTCCGTCCTGATAGGCTAGTAATAGGCGAAATAAGGGGCAGTGAGGCCAAAGACGTATTTTTTGGCTCAAATACTGGAGTGCCCTTCATGGCCACGATGCATTCAAATTCGAGCGGCCTTAGCGTCATTGCGCGCCTCCAGTCAAAGCCCATGTCGGTCGATGAGGAGCTGATTGCCAACCTTGACATAGTTATCTTTATGGAGATCGGGGAAAACCTTTCCAGGCGCCTTGCAGCCATAGACGACTACTTCTGGCTGCAGAGGGCAGAAATAGACCCAGGCACAGCTCAGTCTAAAGTTGAGATAAAGCGCCAATTCGACCATGCAACTTTTGACAAATCCGCGCTGAAGCGTTCAAAGGCCATAATAAGATACGCTATTAAGAACGGCATTTCTCCAACAGAAGCGCTCGCTGAATTCGTCAAGAGGGCAAAGTTCATAAAAGAAGCAATGAAGCGTGATCCAAGCACTCTTGAAAAACAGATAACTGACTACTGGTCATAG
- the rsmA gene encoding 16S rRNA (adenine(1518)-N(6)/adenine(1519)-N(6))-dimethyltransferase RsmA has translation MDDEFKKRIKEFRALKKLGQNFLVNEDIAASEAQYAIGKHALEIGPGFGVLTRQLCMVSKAVTAVEKDKRLFELLSTSLEFKNLSLIHGDFFKLAPESFSNPDILVSNIPYNLSSKTVSWLTSNGMEALLCLQKEFVEHMLAEPGSKKYSRLSVTTQLSFKAYRMMDVPRNNFYPVPKVDSSIVYLKPVTENVLGKQELTVIALLMEHKKKLLRNALIDSSAALSLSDSKARALAESLSRKEKRVFTLTPNELADSASEILEAIGISG, from the coding sequence ATGGACGATGAATTCAAGAAGCGAATAAAGGAATTCAGGGCTTTGAAAAAGCTAGGCCAGAACTTCCTAGTAAACGAGGATATAGCCGCATCAGAAGCGCAATACGCAATCGGGAAGCATGCGCTAGAGATAGGCCCAGGATTCGGCGTGCTTACAAGGCAGCTATGCATGGTTTCAAAAGCCGTAACTGCCGTAGAGAAAGACAAAAGGCTTTTTGAGCTGCTGTCTACGAGCCTCGAATTCAAAAATCTAAGCCTGATCCACGGGGACTTTTTCAAGCTTGCGCCTGAAAGCTTCAGCAACCCTGACATACTGGTATCGAATATACCTTACAACCTTTCAAGCAAGACGGTATCATGGCTCACAAGCAACGGCATGGAAGCGCTGCTCTGCCTTCAAAAAGAATTCGTAGAGCACATGCTGGCAGAGCCTGGGTCAAAGAAGTATTCCAGGCTAAGCGTGACCACGCAGCTTTCTTTTAAGGCATACAGGATGATGGATGTGCCAAGGAACAATTTCTATCCGGTGCCAAAAGTAGACTCCAGCATAGTCTATCTTAAGCCAGTGACGGAAAATGTGCTTGGCAAGCAGGAATTAACGGTAATAGCGCTTTTGATGGAGCACAAGAAAAAGCTGCTGCGCAATGCGCTAATTGACTCCTCAGCAGCTCTTTCCCTAAGCGATTCAAAAGCAAGGGCATTGGCAGAATCGCTAAGCCGCAAGGAGAAGCGCGTATTCACCCTTACCCCAAATGAGCTTGCGGATTCCGCATCCGAAATACTCGAAGCAATCGGCATTAGCGGATAG
- a CDS encoding NAD-binding protein has product MVLADSMVDERLLVIVYVSIALFIVAVGLTVAAGIGLGVAVAWNMLLAFDIEYFKLPIGVAETPLLILANIIDVIVFAMLAVWIASIFFDFIKGLGLKERYMKAKVRRLKGHAIVAPYNGFSTTLYKGLAEKGIPTVFIVKNKNELDRVIELGAFGIIGNLDSKEVLHNAGIEAAAYAIACSDDDISNGLMAVSAKSANHAIKLITRVAHQENIPKLNRSGVYKCIMPEMSAGAKIAGSIINLYS; this is encoded by the coding sequence TTGGTTTTGGCAGATAGCATGGTCGACGAAAGGCTCTTGGTGATAGTTTACGTTTCAATCGCGCTTTTCATAGTCGCCGTAGGGCTTACTGTTGCTGCTGGCATTGGCTTAGGCGTAGCAGTTGCATGGAATATGCTCCTCGCATTTGACATAGAATATTTCAAGCTCCCAATAGGCGTTGCTGAAACTCCTTTGCTCATACTTGCCAACATAATTGACGTTATTGTATTTGCAATGCTTGCTGTGTGGATAGCGAGCATTTTCTTCGACTTTATAAAGGGGCTCGGCCTGAAGGAGAGGTACATGAAGGCCAAAGTAAGAAGGCTGAAAGGGCATGCGATCGTCGCGCCTTATAACGGCTTCAGTACCACGCTTTACAAAGGGCTCGCTGAAAAAGGAATACCGACCGTTTTTATAGTGAAAAACAAAAATGAGCTAGATAGGGTGATAGAGCTAGGCGCTTTTGGCATAATTGGAAATCTTGATTCAAAAGAGGTGCTGCATAACGCAGGGATTGAAGCGGCAGCCTATGCAATTGCATGCAGTGACGATGATATAAGCAATGGCCTTATGGCAGTTTCAGCAAAATCTGCAAATCACGCAATAAAACTCATAACAAGGGTGGCGCACCAAGAAAATATACCAAAGCTCAACAGGAGCGGAGTATACAAATGCATAATGCCAGAGATGAGCGCAGGCGCAAAGATAGCTGGCAGTATAATAAATCTCTATTCATAG
- a CDS encoding right-handed parallel beta-helix repeat-containing protein — protein METGPSNGINNGNGINNSGGAAYSPNPQPQGYKINVTPERPVQPPKPEIASSKAKNKKQPIPSNILKYAIIAVVIIIAVVIALHVTSKPAPATTVYTTTIKQNVYSFDSCESINAPGSYYPSGNIATKVTDAPCIVINSSNVALICNGRSITGSGPYSNTTPYSYGVYINGRSNVTISNCRISSFSYGIAALNSSGISVQHSNVSDNTMSNIKLNGTSKSQISFNILSGASSAQGALLIGMNSYNNSILNNTVTDNAKVGIKIYANGQTVDYNYINGTPASFYCSGAAGFQTASSGLQNRCTNNYGCLFVSTCGGINAPVNITQIRLGHEIATCGLISSPGNYYLSKNINGSSYSSPLTYAYANYTKNQNCISISVPDVNLYCGGHSITDVQNGAAIYSNGTNAISIADCNVSKSEYGIEFDNVNSSSVSNATVSGSGYGIYLSNSNKNKIENATSTHNTYGTYIYSSTLDTLSSFNMSKDSYGIYVDSAIGNLFEHGVAGNNRVMDIYATNNSINASYDYIAATSCGVTDAIWATCTTHVKPELKYYPIGSCTQISRSGNYTLQNDIGAASPECIIINASNVNLSCNGYKIYETYKGSGYGIYASNMSGIKIDGCGVDFAKYGVYMSRVTNSTLMNDSFSDDTYSVVLNDSSGSSISNSIYSGSQYSVLLSNSASNYVGNNLIMSGPGAGIALVNSVNNTLESNNESSNDYGLVLNGSSNNNMVMYNKMLGNKLSDYYCSNGNSGINAENGGVNYGVTTHGCHWLAAIQTNAPPLECNAFFSPTTYSISSDAAYGLGALCYGVYSNATTINCNGHTIIATNGGTFASFKNVKDDVIENCYLKGFTTPISISNSSVQVINDVIGSSYIPPNSSFTGYGIHVSASKNFGIDNVSINGTPIGVAIFSSSDGSVENTSVTSELAYDIQSSTSLNMIHDLSEPGTGIGATISNSTGGLYKDDMFNGIIYGMECLLSSQSSTANSDAGGISYSSADNCNWLK, from the coding sequence ATGGAAACTGGACCTTCCAATGGCATAAACAACGGCAATGGCATTAACAACAGCGGCGGTGCTGCATATTCGCCTAATCCCCAGCCACAAGGGTACAAAATAAACGTAACTCCTGAAAGACCTGTGCAGCCACCAAAGCCTGAAATAGCTTCTTCTAAGGCAAAAAATAAAAAGCAGCCAATACCTTCGAATATCCTGAAATATGCAATAATAGCGGTTGTAATAATCATCGCAGTGGTAATAGCGCTTCACGTAACCAGCAAGCCTGCTCCGGCAACTACGGTGTATACAACTACAATAAAGCAGAACGTATATTCGTTTGATTCGTGCGAAAGCATAAACGCGCCTGGCAGCTATTATCCCTCTGGAAACATAGCAACGAAGGTAACTGATGCACCGTGCATTGTAATAAATTCAAGCAACGTTGCGCTCATATGCAATGGCCGATCAATTACAGGTTCAGGACCGTACAGCAATACAACGCCCTACAGCTACGGAGTCTACATAAATGGCAGGAGCAACGTAACGATAAGCAACTGCAGGATAAGCTCCTTTTCATACGGCATCGCTGCGCTAAATTCGTCAGGCATAAGCGTTCAGCACAGCAACGTTTCGGACAACACCATGTCAAACATAAAGCTTAACGGCACATCCAAATCGCAGATATCCTTCAATATCCTATCCGGCGCATCAAGTGCGCAGGGAGCCCTGCTTATAGGCATGAACTCGTACAACAACAGCATACTTAACAATACAGTAACTGACAACGCAAAGGTAGGTATAAAAATATACGCTAACGGCCAGACCGTAGATTACAATTATATAAACGGCACGCCTGCGTCATTCTACTGCTCAGGTGCCGCAGGATTCCAGACTGCAAGCTCGGGCCTGCAGAACAGATGCACGAATAATTACGGCTGCCTTTTTGTCAGCACGTGCGGAGGCATAAACGCGCCAGTGAACATAACACAGATAAGGTTGGGGCACGAGATAGCAACATGCGGACTGATAAGCAGCCCTGGCAATTACTATCTGTCAAAGAACATTAACGGATCTTCGTATTCATCTCCATTGACATACGCCTATGCAAATTATACCAAAAACCAGAACTGCATAAGCATAAGCGTGCCTGACGTGAACCTTTACTGCGGCGGCCACAGCATAACAGATGTGCAGAACGGTGCAGCAATATATTCAAACGGCACGAATGCAATCTCTATAGCAGATTGCAACGTATCAAAATCTGAATACGGCATTGAGTTTGACAATGTGAATAGCTCATCAGTGTCAAACGCCACAGTTTCAGGTTCTGGATATGGGATATACCTGTCAAATTCAAATAAAAACAAGATCGAGAATGCAACATCCACGCACAATACCTATGGGACATACATTTATTCATCCACCCTAGACACCCTAAGCTCTTTCAACATGTCAAAGGATTCATATGGCATATACGTGGATTCTGCGATAGGCAACCTGTTCGAGCACGGGGTAGCAGGTAACAACCGTGTTATGGACATTTATGCCACAAACAACTCGATAAACGCGAGCTATGACTACATAGCAGCAACCTCATGCGGAGTTACTGATGCCATATGGGCGACATGCACTACACACGTGAAGCCAGAGCTTAAATACTATCCGATAGGCTCATGCACGCAGATTTCACGCAGCGGCAACTACACCCTGCAGAACGATATAGGCGCAGCAAGCCCTGAATGCATAATAATAAATGCGAGCAATGTCAACCTTTCATGCAATGGCTACAAGATATATGAAACCTACAAGGGCTCAGGCTATGGGATCTACGCCTCAAACATGAGCGGCATAAAAATAGATGGCTGTGGGGTGGATTTCGCAAAATACGGGGTTTATATGTCAAGGGTTACGAATTCCACGCTTATGAACGATTCGTTTAGCGACGATACGTATTCTGTTGTGCTGAATGATTCATCCGGAAGTTCAATAAGCAACAGCATTTATTCCGGTTCGCAGTACAGTGTGCTGCTTTCCAACTCTGCTTCAAACTATGTTGGCAACAACCTTATAATGAGCGGCCCCGGCGCCGGAATAGCGCTGGTAAATTCTGTCAACAATACCTTGGAATCCAACAACGAGTCTTCAAACGACTATGGCTTGGTGCTTAACGGCTCGTCCAACAATAATATGGTAATGTACAACAAGATGCTGGGCAATAAGCTTTCTGATTACTACTGCTCAAACGGCAATTCAGGCATAAATGCCGAAAATGGCGGAGTGAACTACGGGGTTACGACGCATGGCTGCCACTGGCTTGCAGCAATCCAAACAAATGCGCCGCCTTTGGAGTGCAATGCGTTCTTCTCCCCAACCACATATTCAATCTCATCTGATGCGGCATACGGCCTAGGAGCGCTCTGCTACGGAGTGTATTCAAACGCAACAACGATAAATTGCAATGGCCATACCATAATAGCTACGAACGGCGGCACTTTTGCGTCATTCAAGAATGTTAAAGATGACGTCATCGAAAACTGCTACCTCAAGGGCTTCACCACGCCAATATCAATATCGAATTCAAGCGTGCAGGTGATAAACGATGTCATAGGTTCCAGCTATATCCCGCCAAATTCATCCTTCACAGGTTACGGGATCCATGTTTCTGCAAGCAAGAATTTCGGCATAGACAACGTCAGCATAAACGGCACCCCCATAGGCGTGGCCATATTCAGTTCGTCAGATGGCAGCGTGGAAAACACCAGCGTGACTTCTGAGCTGGCTTATGACATTCAAAGTTCTACTTCTTTAAATATGATACACGACTTGTCGGAGCCCGGCACTGGAATAGGCGCTACGATTTCAAACTCTACAGGCGGCTTATACAAGGACGATATGTTTAACGGAATAATATATGGGATGGAATGCCTATTGTCATCCCAATCAAGCACTGCAAACTCCGACGCAGGCGGAATTTCGTATTCCTCAGCAGATAACTGCAATTGGCTTAAATAA
- a CDS encoding site-2 protease family protein, with the protein MSVRENIPRKEELKQIAIADLVLTFAFALALSGGLFGISSTRFILIIPIAFVAVTLSFVLHELMHKYVAQHYGAIAAFRTSRMGLIITLGTSLFGFLFGIPGATVIYTSSFSKRQNGLTSLAGPLTNFAVFAVFFIIYLMVNHATYIGLLAEFVMFISILLAFFNMLPIMPLDGAKVLYWNRQVYGASLGAILVLMGIAYYALFQSIAGLIIEIFFMLFIAVFFSMFYRNVL; encoded by the coding sequence ATGAGCGTTAGGGAGAACATTCCACGCAAGGAGGAACTTAAGCAGATAGCCATAGCAGACCTTGTGCTTACTTTCGCATTTGCACTGGCACTGAGCGGCGGCTTGTTCGGCATATCAAGCACCCGCTTCATACTCATAATTCCAATAGCGTTCGTCGCTGTCACGCTGAGCTTCGTGCTTCATGAGCTCATGCACAAATACGTTGCACAGCATTACGGCGCGATAGCCGCGTTCCGCACATCGCGCATGGGCCTTATCATAACCTTGGGGACGAGCCTTTTTGGGTTTCTGTTCGGCATACCAGGGGCCACAGTCATATACACCAGCTCATTTTCAAAGAGGCAGAACGGCTTAACATCCCTTGCAGGCCCTCTCACCAACTTTGCAGTGTTCGCCGTATTTTTCATAATATACCTGATGGTAAACCATGCAACGTACATAGGCCTGCTTGCAGAATTCGTAATGTTCATAAGCATACTGCTTGCGTTCTTCAACATGCTTCCCATAATGCCGCTTGATGGGGCCAAGGTGCTGTACTGGAACAGGCAGGTGTACGGTGCATCGCTAGGCGCAATATTGGTGCTGATGGGCATAGCCTACTACGCACTTTTCCAAAGCATCGCAGGTCTTATAATAGAGATATTCTTCATGCTTTTCATAGCGGTGTTCTTCTCCATGTTCTACAGGAATGTGCTGTAA
- a CDS encoding ATP-dependent DNA ligase, with product MLFSELASYYERLEGISSRLEMIEVMSSIFKSSTKDEIDKIVYMTQGVLAPPFEGIEFGVAEKMAEEAIAIASGFSKQEVENSFRKLGDLGSAAEKLVGESKLKRMSSSKLSVTEVYGAMFKIAQASGKGSKDQKIRMLASMIAQASPIEARYIVRYPLGQLRLGLGDATMLEALSVMESGERKLKEDLERAYNICSDLGVVAKELKSNGIKAIKSLSVTLFKPIRPALAERLPTVEKILEKMGGKCAAEQKYDGFRCQIHKDGKRVKIYSRRLEETTSMFPDLVTAVQHEIKAEKAIFEGEALAFNDVTNEFMPFQETIQRKRKHGISEKSEELPLKLMAFDLLYLEGKDYMGEPYSARRAKLESLTSNGNVIGTSNRIVTSSAKELEKFFESSIENGLEGIVAKDLNAQYIAGARKFSWIKLKRSYKGELSDTLDLVIIGYYRGKGSRTQFGFGGLLCAVYNDKTDMFESVSKIGTGFTEKQMQELSETLEKIRVQSKPARVSAIIEPDFWVYPKYVITVRADEITKSPTHTCGMSKDENGIETGYALRFPRLAGDEAIRSDKGPADATTTKEIIELFKQQKKVRVPE from the coding sequence ATGTTGTTTTCGGAATTGGCATCTTATTATGAAAGGCTAGAAGGCATATCCTCAAGGCTAGAAATGATAGAGGTAATGTCGTCAATATTCAAAAGCTCAACGAAGGACGAAATAGACAAGATAGTATATATGACGCAGGGCGTTCTTGCGCCTCCGTTTGAAGGAATCGAGTTTGGCGTAGCGGAAAAGATGGCCGAGGAAGCCATAGCCATAGCTTCAGGCTTCAGCAAGCAAGAGGTTGAGAATTCCTTCAGGAAGCTTGGGGACTTGGGCAGCGCAGCAGAAAAGCTAGTCGGGGAATCAAAGCTAAAGCGCATGTCCAGCTCGAAGCTTTCGGTTACCGAAGTCTATGGGGCGATGTTCAAGATTGCGCAGGCATCAGGCAAGGGCAGCAAGGACCAGAAGATACGCATGCTAGCTTCAATGATAGCACAGGCTTCGCCAATAGAGGCAAGATACATTGTAAGGTATCCGCTCGGGCAGCTGCGACTTGGGCTTGGGGACGCAACGATGCTGGAGGCGCTTTCGGTAATGGAAAGTGGCGAGCGCAAGCTCAAGGAAGACCTTGAGCGCGCATATAACATTTGCAGCGACCTGGGCGTTGTTGCAAAGGAGCTAAAGAGCAACGGCATAAAGGCCATCAAATCGCTAAGCGTAACGCTTTTCAAGCCCATAAGGCCAGCCTTGGCGGAGCGACTGCCCACCGTTGAAAAGATACTAGAAAAGATGGGCGGCAAATGCGCTGCGGAGCAGAAATATGACGGTTTCAGGTGCCAGATTCACAAGGACGGGAAACGCGTCAAGATATATTCCAGAAGGCTTGAAGAAACAACTAGCATGTTCCCGGACCTTGTCACTGCAGTGCAGCACGAGATCAAGGCGGAAAAGGCCATATTCGAGGGCGAAGCGCTTGCATTCAACGATGTTACGAACGAATTCATGCCATTCCAGGAAACTATACAGCGCAAGCGCAAGCACGGGATTTCTGAGAAGAGCGAGGAGCTGCCGCTGAAGCTGATGGCATTCGACTTGCTGTACCTGGAAGGCAAGGACTACATGGGCGAGCCGTATAGCGCCAGGAGGGCAAAGCTAGAGTCGCTAACTTCCAACGGGAATGTGATAGGCACTTCAAACAGGATAGTAACCTCTTCGGCCAAGGAGCTCGAGAAATTTTTCGAATCCTCAATAGAAAACGGCCTTGAAGGCATTGTTGCAAAGGACCTTAACGCCCAGTACATAGCTGGCGCAAGGAAATTCTCCTGGATAAAGCTCAAGCGCAGCTACAAGGGCGAGCTGTCGGATACGCTGGACCTTGTAATAATAGGCTATTACAGGGGGAAGGGCTCCAGGACGCAATTCGGCTTTGGAGGCCTGCTGTGCGCAGTGTACAACGACAAAACAGACATGTTTGAATCTGTTTCGAAGATAGGCACTGGCTTCACCGAAAAACAGATGCAGGAGCTGAGCGAAACGCTCGAAAAGATACGCGTGCAGTCCAAGCCTGCGCGCGTCAGCGCAATTATAGAGCCAGACTTTTGGGTATACCCGAAGTATGTAATCACTGTGCGTGCAGACGAAATAACGAAATCGCCCACGCACACCTGCGGCATGTCAAAGGACGAGAACGGAATCGAGACCGGCTATGCCCTCAGGTTTCCGAGGCTGGCCGGGGACGAGGCGATACGGTCGGACAAAGGCCCTGCAGATGCAACAACGACGAAAGAGATAATAGAGCTCTTTAAGCAGCAGAAAAAGGTCAGGGTGCCTGAATAG